The following are encoded together in the Penicillium digitatum chromosome 3, complete sequence genome:
- a CDS encoding Peroxidase, 2 family protein → MSLGGLQVSTNYGRTATFASIHIRLNADIELIPISPSNTITGFVAFEMRFIKQIQAAAEQAHAILACFERVGIQSQCCGEQPNIPDILDCESHQTPEDQLQYDEKFSHSTHSIGSDDYQTYASLKNVQKIQASTGVQGQSRSRSRISGMKLEYHNHPSPGIVGQWMHHLDDGFELSQDEDVQSLTIWLLPIGFSSQSPGMEIGQVAAVKIETTLSCSVTFRAPDFQSISPQVLQHRQYQTDSDEKLTAISWILNLSSERVQAVITTNGSRRNPLILVPEEVPPFDQVRKLYFEIELLGCRLSPQTTSLWKSS, encoded by the exons ATGAGCCTTGGTGGCTTGCAG GTGTCAACAAACTATGGACGAACTGCTACTTTCGCTTCTATTCATATTCGGCTTAATGCAGATATTGAGCTCATACCAATTTCGCCCAGCAACACCATCACCGGATTTGTTGCCTTTGAAATGCGATTCATAAAACAGATCCAGGCAGCAGCTGAGCAGGCCCATGCAATCCTAGCTTGCTTTGAGCGCGTCGGTATTCAGTCCCAGTGTTGTGGCGAACAACCTAACATACCAGATATTCTGGACTGTGAATCTCATCAAACACCCGAAGATCAGCTGCAGTATGATGAAAAGTTCTCTCATTCTACACACAGTATTGGTTCCGATGACTATCAGACCTATGCGTCACTGAAGAACGTCCAGAAAATCCAAGCATCCACGGGCGTACAAGGCCAATCCAGATCTCGAAGTCGCATATCCGGCATGAAGCTCGAGTATCATAACCATCCAAGTCCCGGCATCGTAGGACAATGGATGCATCACCTCGATGATGGATTCGAACTATCCCAAGACGAAGACGTCCAATCCTTGACTATCTGGCTCCTTCCAATTGGATTCTCTTCTCAGTCTCCGGGGATGGAAATAGGTCAAGTCGCAGCCGTAAAAATTGAGACGACGCTTTCTTGCAGTGTGACATTTCGTGCTCCGGACTTCCAGTCCATCTCACCCCAAGTGCTGCAGCATCGTCAGTATCAGACTGACTCCGACGAGAAGCTCACAGCTATCTCTTGGATATTGAATCTATCCTCTGAACGTGTCCAAGCTGTCATTACTACGAATGGAAGTCGCCGAAACCCCCTTATATTGGTCCCCGAAGAAGTACCCCCCTTTGACCAGGTACGGAAACTCTACTTTGAGATCGAATTGTTGGGCTGTCGGTTGTCACCACAGACTACAAGCTTATGGAAATCGAGTTGA
- a CDS encoding Atg16p, translating to MAYWREEYLAALTVRDQREKATVALYDAYTQLADRTSKLGTAAKCPSPAISQREAQPTVPSSIVAPSRKQRSTELVPTPTDLLNATRADLSEAQRSRSELQDRLNRVKTEVETLRKKSSQEGRRINALETERAHLKLRLKDRDAELKGKAKLLEDFQDELATLTLQLNMAEEQSTRLKNENQDLVDRWMARMGKEAEAMNDASKYS from the exons ATGGCCTACTGGAGGGAGGAATACTTGGCTGCCCTGACAGTCCGAGATCAACGAGAGAAAGCAACTGTTGCTCTTTACGATGCTT ACACCCAGCTTGCAGATCGCACAAGCAAACTAGGAACAGCAGCAAAATGCCCCAGTCCTGCAATATCGCAGAGGGAAGCTCAGCCAACTGTCCCATCTTCTATAGTTGCACCATCCAGAAAGCAAAGATCAACTGAGCTGGTTCCTACCCCGACCGACCTTCTCAATGCTACCCGTGCAGACCTGTCCGAGGCACAGCGATCCCGCTCTGAATTACAAGATCGCTTGAATCGAGTGAAGACAGAAGTGGAAACACTTCGCAAAAAGAGTTCGCAAGAGGGCCGACGAATCAACGCCTTGGAAACCGAGAGAGCACATCTGAAGCTACGATTGAAAGACAGAGATGCGGAGCTGAAAGGGAAGGCCAAGCTGCTAGAG GACTTCCAAGATGAATTAGCGACACTAACCCTCCAACTTAACATGGCCGAAGAACAATCAACTCGACTCAAAAATGAGAATCAAGACTTGGTTGATCGTTGGATGGCCAGAATGGGTAAAGAGGCTGAGGCTATGAACGACGCATCGAAGTATTCCTGA
- a CDS encoding AdoMet-dependent rRNA methyltransferase spb1 — MAIQKKHGKGRLDKWYRLAKEKGYRARAAFKLIQLNQKYGFLEKSRVCIDLCAAPGSWCQVAAEYMPAQSLIIGVDLSPIKPIPRAITFQSDITTDKCRATIRSHIKHWKADVVLHDGAPNVGAAWVQDAFSQAELVLESLRLATDFLGEGGTFVTKVFRSKDYNPLLWVFKQLFNSVEATKPPSSRNVSAEIFVVCRGFKAPKRIDPKFLDPKHVFAELTAPTPNYEAKVFNPEKKKRKREGYEEGDYTQHKELPVTEFINSMDPISILGGYNKLSFQQPPGGDLALSTLDRLEETTDEIRTCCEDLKILGKKEFRNLLRWRIKCREKFGLVVKKKPTQEGEAEEVAEVAPMDEELQIQEDLIRMREAQTAKGKKERRKENEKKRKDIIRMQMNMTTPMEIGMEQLGMGGEDSTFTLRRVDRENARDAVVNARDLPAESGSESESESETEESDDEEDRLERELDHMYEQYTGRMEDKDSKLRAKKTRKQYEVDEWEGFSDREKGSSDEEEEEDSDEETVPTDQALEAKKLSNNASLFFDQDIFEGLEEGEDEEEEDTNEEEAEEEEEENIFAMDEDEEEEEKTPALKQKNIKDTKKNGKKNSVWVDESDDSDAEETGGKDPLKANGQLDIDIITAEAMALAQSMATGEKKSTDIVDDGFNRFAFRDVDGLPEWFLDDENKHSKPVRPITKAAAAAIREKMRAINARPIKKVMEAQGRKKYKAAQRLEKLRKKSALLAEDDALSERDKAGAIARLMSRATKKKPKQEVKLVVAKGPNRGISGRPKGVKGKYKIVDARMKKDVRAEKRLAKKKSGK; from the exons ATGGCGATCCAGAAAAAG CATGGAAAAGGTCGTTTGGATAAGTGGTATCGACTTGCCAAAGAGAAGGGTTACAGAGCCCGTGCCGCGTTCAAGTTAATCCAATTGAACCAGAAATATGGATTTTTGGAGAAAAGCAGAGTTTGTATCGATCTTTGCGCTGCGCCTGGT TCCTGGTGTCAAGTCGCTGCAGAGTACATGCCCGCGCAGAGTCTTATCATTGGTGTCGATCTCTCCCCCATTAAACCAATTCCACGGGCCATTACTTTCCAGAGCGATATCACAACGGACAAGTGTCGCGCAACGATTCGATCCCACATCAAGCACTGGAAAGCAGATGTAGTGCTTCACGATGGTGCCCCCAACGTTGGTGCCGCCTGGGTTCAGGATGCTTTCTCCCAGGCAGAACTAGTTCTGGAGTCCCTGAGACTGGCCACTGATTTCTTGGGCGAGGGTGGAACCTTCGTTACCAAAGTCTTCCGGTCCAAGGATTACAACCCCCTGCTGTGGGTTTTCAAGCAGCTGTTCAATTCTGTTGAAGCAACCAAGCCTCCTTCGTCCCGAAATGTCTCTGCCGAAATTTTCGTCGTTTGCCGCGGATTCAAGGCCCCCAAGCGCATCGACCCGAAGTTCCTCGATCCGAAGCACGTCTTTGCTGAACTTACCGCTCCCACACCCAACTACGAAGCAAAGGTTTTCAAcccagaaaaaaagaagcgcaagcgtgAGGGTTACGAAGAGGGTGATTACACCCAACACAAGGAGCTCCCAGTGACAGAGTTCATCAACTCCATGGATCCTATCTCTATCTTGGGTGGCTACAACAAACTTAGCTTCCAGCAACCACCAGGTGGAGATCTTGCGCTGTCCACACTGGACCGTTTGGAGGAAACAACAGATGAGATTCGAACTTGCTGTGAGGATTTGAAGATCCTGGGCAAAAAGGAGTTCCGTAACTTGCTCAGATGGCGTATAAAGTGTCGTGAAAAGTTCGGACTTGTCGTCAAAAAGAAGCCAACCCAGGAAGGCGAGGCAGAAGAAGTGGCCGAGGTGGCCCCTATGGACGAGGAACTACAGATCCAGGAAGACTTGATCCGCATGCGGGAGGCACAGACCGCCAAAGGCAAGAAAGAAAGGCGCAAggagaatgaaaaaaagcGCAAGGACATCATTCGAATGCAGATGAACATGACTACCCCCATGGAAATTGGTATGGAGCAGCTTGGCATGGGAGGCGAAGACTCCACCTTCACTTTGAGACGCGTCGACCGGGAGAATGCTAGAGAtgcggttgtcaatgctcgTGATCTTCCCGCCGAGAGCGGAAGTGAAAGCGAGTCTGAGTCCGAAACCGAAGAGAgcgacgacgaggaggacCGCCTCGAAAGGGAGCTCGACCACATGTATGAGCAGTACACCGGCCGCATGGAGGACAAAGATTCGAAATTGCGTGCCAAGAAGACACGCAAGCAATACGAGGTTGACGAGTGGGAGGGCTTTTCTGACAGAGAGAAAGGCAGCAGtgatgaggaagaggaggaggattccGATGAAGAAACTGTCCCTACCGATCAAGCACTTGAGGCTAAGAAACTTTCAAACAATGCTTCCCTGTTCTTCGATCAAGATATCTTCGAGGGTCTAGAAGAGggcgaggacgaagaagaagaagacacaaatgaagaagaggcggaagaggaagaggaagaaaacaTCTTTGcgatggatgaagatgaggaggaagaggagaagacTCCTGCCCTCAAGCAAAAGAACATCAAGGACACAAAAAAGAACGGAAAGAAGAATTCTGTTTGGGTCGATGAGTCCGATGATAGCGATGCAGAAGAGACGGGCGGAAAAGATCCTCTAAAAGCGAATGGTCAGCTAG ACATCGATATAATTACCGCAGAAGCCATGGCCCTTGCGCAGTCAATGGCTACTGGAGAAAAGAAGTCAACTGACATTGTTGACGATGGCTTCAACCGCTTTGCCTTCCGCGACGTGGACGGCCTTCCTGAATGGTTCCTTGACGACGAGAACAAGCACAGCAAGCCTGTCCGGCCCATCACAAAGGCTGCCGCGGCCGCTATCAGAGAAAAGATGCGTGCCATCAATGCACGCCCGATCAAGAAGGTCATGGAGGCCCAGGGACGCAAGAAGTACAAGGCTGCTCAAAGACTAGAGAAACTGCGCAAGAAGTCAGCGCTTCTGGCAGAGGACGATGCCCTCAGCGAGCGAGACAAGGCCGGTGCCATCGCAAGACTGATGAGCAGAGCaaccaagaagaagcccaAGCAGGAAGTCAAGCTCGTGGTTGCGAAGGGTCCCAATCGGGGTATCTCTGGTCGTCCCAAGGGTGTCAAGGGCAAGTACAAGATTGTCGACGCTCGTATGAAGAAGGACGTTCGTGCGGAGAAGAGactggcgaagaagaagtccgGTAAATAG
- a CDS encoding Drug/metabolite transporter, with protein MTSVTPEGHLTMPLGIARRTLGIILLLVVVVLWTASNFLGSTIFADKTYPKPFFVTYTNTSMFMIPLLLIVARRTWALWRLGKLPQITSIRSFLNHLDSHDPKAEEESMLRSGSDEEDGQFARERQDSPNGKLGLKATAKLSIQFCLLWFTANYFAMGCLQFTSVGSTTILTSTSGVWTMVFGSLLRVEKFTMRKLMGVLASLIGIILISRVDLSTPDTGDATDGSEGSFPHKSPGEIALGDAMAAFSAILYGLYTVVMKKQVGDESRVNMPLFFGLVGFFNIIFLWPGFFIMHWTGIEPFSMPETSRVWSIILTNAFASFVSDIAWAYAMLLTTPLIVTVGLSMTIPLSLVGQMVLQSQYSSPMYWVGAAIVFLSFLVVQHESKPQDDIATTDGAGGSFSVEYNSIPVEEEEMR; from the exons ATGACCTCGGTCACACCTGAAGGGCACCTCACGATGCCACTAGGAATAGCGCGGCGAACATTAGGAATCATCCTGCTCCTGGTGGTGGTTGTGCTATGGACAGCCTCGAATTTCCTTGGAAGT ACCATCTTCGCCGACAAAACATACCCGAAACCTTTCTTCGTAACTTACACAAACACCTCCATGTTTATGATACCCCTCCTTTTGATCGTCGCTCGTCGAACATGGGCTCTTTGGCGCCTCGGGAAACTCCCTCAGATTACTTCGATAAGAAGCTTTTTGAATCACTTGGATTCGCATGACCccaaggccgaggaggagagCATGCTGCGCAGCGGctccgatgaagaggatgggCAATTCGCGCGGGAGAGACAGGATTCTCCAAACGGAAAACTAGGCCTCAAAGCAACGGCTAAACTGAGTATTCAGTTTTGTCTTCTCTGG TTTACT GCAAATTACTTCGCTATGGGGTGCCTTCAATTCACGTCAGTTGGGAGCACAACTATTCTAACTTCCACCAGTG GTGTATGGACTATGGTCTTCGGCTCCCTGCTCCGTGTTGAGAAGTTTACTATGCGCAAACTCATGGGTGTTTTGGCTTCTCTGATTGGCATTATCCTGATTTCGCGCGTCGATCTCTCCACGCCAGACACAGGTGATGCTACGGATGGGAGTGAAGGCTCATTCCCACACAAATCCCCAGGGGAGATTGCCCTTGGCGATGCCATGGCCGCGTTCAGTGCCATCCTGTACGGTCTTTACACCGTTGTGATGAAGAAACAAGTCGGCGACGAGTCTCGGGTAAACATGCCATTGTTCTTCGGACTAGTTGGGTTTTTCAACATTATCTTCCTCTGGCCTGGCTTTTTTATCATGCACTGGACGGGAATAGAGCCCTTCTCTATGCCCGAAACGTCGCGAGTGTGGTCTATCATTCTG ACTAACGCGTTTGCATCATTTGTCTCTGACATTGCTTGGGCTTACGCTATGCTTCTTACCACACCGCTTATTGTGACTGTCGGGCTCAGTATGACCATCCCACTCTCCCTAGTTGGACAGATGGTCCTACAGTCACAATACTCCAGCCCTATGTACTGGGTTGGAGCAGCTATCGTATTCTTGTCGTTCTTGGTTGTGCAACACGAGAGCAAACCTCAAGATGATATTGCCACTACTGATGGGGCAGGCGGGTCCTTCTCGGTTGAGTATAATAGCATTCCcgttgaagaagaggaaatgcGTTAG
- a CDS encoding Histone-lysine N-methyltransferase, H3 lysine-79 specific, whose amino-acid sequence MGFFDHLQKGGAGAFSLQPKKAQIRKVVQTRPAAPTRSVTQPLETRSPRVQPSTERNRKAQALKSRSVSSDLDARPANRLSTSSRIRKRPTPEQRLSSDDDASDTEASFEVHKRVRTSASAEPDPERRLRSVKAFLEEGSRPFKMIHAADITSGQKAGKFKPAFGAEAKPKQILLQYPSASQQERYDSVVPRENDEFRPIDDIVQVIETVADNYIPSEEADQFNDETTGIKRRLRRALAITSETQFREAVDDYNKAIQRLRTNGSLARHLDATQGISLPWVERILTQIYSRTVSPQVESLRQYENGTDNVYGELLPRFISTIFKETKLKSGHVFVDLGSGVGNVVLQAALEVGCESWGCEMMANACDLADLQLSEFRARCRLWGIAPGKTHLVRGDFLEQESITSVLKRADVVLINNQAFTPQLNNELINHFLDMKEGCKIVSLKSFVPAGHKIQSRNLNSPINLLKVQQKNYWSNNVSWTDVGGTYFIATKDSSRLKAFIDNTP is encoded by the exons ATGGGCTTTTTCGACCACCTTCAGAAAGGAGGGGCCGGGGCCTTCTCTCTACAGCCAAAGAAGGCGCAAATTCGCAAGGTCGTGCAGACCCGGCCTGCAGCTCCTACACGCTCGGTCACACAACCCTTGGAGACTCGATCACCTCGAGTTCAGCCCTCGACCGAGCGGAACCGGAAGGCGCAAGCGTTGAAATCTCGATCGGTCTCCAGTGACCTCGATGCACGCCCGGCAAATCGACTGAGTACTTCCTCGCGCATTCGGAAAAGGCCGACACCCGAACAACGACTCTCAAGCGACGATGATGCAAGTGATACCGAGGCCTCCTTTGAAGTGCACAAACGCGTGAGGACCAGCGCCAGCGCCGAACCCGACCCAGAGCGGCGTCTCCGCTCGGTGAAAGCGTTTTTGGAAGAAGGATCTCGCCCGTTTAAAATGATACATGCCGCGGATATAACATCGGGTCAGAAGGCCGGCAAGTTCAAACCCGCCTTTGGCGCTGAGGCCAAGCCCAAACAGATTCTTCTGCAATACCCCAGTGCTTCGCAGCAGGAGAG ATACGACTCCGTGGTTCCCCGAGAAAATGATGAATTCCGACCTATCGACGACATTGTTCAGGTTATCGAAACCGTTGCCGACAATTATATCCCCAGTGAGGAGGCGGATCAATTCAATGATGAGACGACCGGGATCAAGCGTCGTTTGCGCCGGGCTTTGGCTATAACATCTGAAACCCAATTTCGGGAAGCGGTCGATGACTATAACAAGGCTATCCAGCGATTAAGGACCAACGGCAGTCTTGCGAGGCATTTGGATGCAACACAAGGCATTAGTTTACCTTGGGTGGAAAGAATCCTCACTCAAATCTATTCGCGCACGGTATCCCCTCAAGTGGAGTCCCTTCGGCAATACGAGAATGGCACGGACAATGTCTACGGAGAGCTTCTCCCTCGCTTTATCAGCACAATTTTCAAAGAAACCAAGCTCAAATCAGGCCACGTCTTTGTCGATCTAGGCTCGGGCGTAGGTAATGTCGTTCTTCAGGCGGCACTGGAGGTTGGCTGTGAGAGTTGGGGTTGTGAGATGATGGCAAACGCATGTGATTTGGCAGATTTGCAGCTATCCGAATTCAGGGCCCGATGCCGGCTTTGGGGAATTGCGCCAGGTAAAACTCATCTTGTTCGAGGTGATTTCCTCGAGCAAGAGAGTATCACCAGCGTCTTGAAACGGGCTGATGTGGTGCTCATCAACAACCAGGCTTTCACCCCACAATTGAACAACGAGCTGATCAATCACTTTTTGGACATGAAAGAAGGCTGCAAAATTGTCTCACTCAAGTCCTTTGTTCCGGCTGGTCATAAAATCCAATCTCGCAACCTGAACTCCCCGATCAATCTCCTCAAAGTCCAGCAGAAGAATTACTGGTCAAACAATGTCAGCTGGACCGACGTTGGCGGTACATATTTCATCGCCACTAAAGACAGCTCTCGGCTCAAAGCCTTCATTGATAATACGCCATAG
- a CDS encoding Rab small monomeric GTPase Rab7, putative, with product MASRKKVLLKVIILGDSGVGKTSLMNQYVNKKFSGSYKATIGADFLTKEVLVDDRLVTMQIWDTAGQERFQSLGVAFYRGADCCVLVYDVNNSKSFEALDSWRDEFLIQASPRDPETFPFVVIGNKIDVEENKRMISSKRAMTFCHSKGNIPYFETSAKEAVNVEQAFEVIARSALAQEEAEEFSGEFSDPINIHLDNDRDGCAC from the exons ATGGCGTCAAGGAAGAAGGTTCTCCTCAAG GTTATCATCCTTGGTGACAGCGGTGTGGGAAAAACAAGTTTGATGAACCAATAT GTCAATAAGAAGTTCAGTGGAAGCTACAAAGCTACCATTGGAGCCGATTTCCTCACAAAGGAAGTTCTCGTCGACGACCGACTGGTAACAATGCAG ATTTGGGATACTGCAGGCCAAGAACGGTTCCAGTCGTTGGGAGTCGCCTTCTACCGTGGAGCCGACTGCTGTGTCCTGGTCTACGATGTGAACAACTCCAAGAGTTTTGAGGCTCTCGACAGCTGGCGGGATGAGTTTCTGATCCAGGCAAGCCCAAGAGACCCAGAGACTTTCCCATTC GTTGTTATCGGTAACAAGATCGATGTGGAGGAAAACAAACGTATGATCTCCTCAAAACGGGCCATGACTTTCTGCCACTCGAAGGGTAACATTCCCTACTTCGAGACCAGTGCCAAGGAAGCTGTCAACGTCGAGCAGGCGTTTGAAG TTATTGCACGGAGTGCACTTGCCCAGGAAGAGGCCGAGGAATTTAGCGGTGAATTCAGCGACCCAATCAACATCCATCTAGACAATGACCGTGATGGATGTGCCTGTTGA
- a CDS encoding Pleckstrin homology-type: MNTVLRKPSFSEGKTPNKVPEPGSSSYLRGPHNSGNMDPFSPVNENGSFEFDRVLKTGRVSRRVKHKHVFRASWKPAYLVLRPNLLSVYKDEETTRLRVSIPLSEVTAVAPVKSPRSTRRHVFGVFTPSTNYRFEALTERDAEDWIDRIRAVTPGDEDEQAFLGWTKNREPSTNTNQLVDETPDHSDFDHTGRASSPEPRHVLSPRSKNAQRLPYIQDYSGNDMTSYSEFSDGPAPARNNHLRSMRSIHSLSVSAPEDKSAPQPSTSLPRDTNKQTDLGILRDPERVVCQGYLQGLRIQGTVRQWKRLWVVLRPNSLAFYKDEAEYTAIKIIPMSQVFDAAEVDPLSKSKKFCMQIIAEEKTYRLCAPEEESLARWLGSLKSILAARRRLDPAPGTTA, encoded by the coding sequence ATGAATACAGTGCTGAGGAAGCCCTCATTCTCCGAGGGCAAAACTCCGAACAAAGTCCCGGAACCCGGCTCCTCATCTTATCTTCGAGGCCCTCACAATAGTGGGAATATGGATCCCTTTTCGCCAGTCAACGAGAATGGAAGCTTCGAATTCGATCGAGTCTTGAAAACGGGAAGAGTCTCTCGCCGAGTCAAGCACAAACATGTCTTTCGCGCCTCATGGAAACCCGCCTACCTCGTCCTCCGGCCGAACCTCCTTTCCGTATACAAAGACGAGGAAACCACCCGCCTCCGAGTCTCCATTCCCCTCTCTGAAGTGACTGCCGTCGCGCCTGTCAAGTCTCCGCGATCAACTCGGCGTCATGTATTCGGTGTCTTTACCCCATCTACGAACTACCGCTTCGAAGCCCTGACCGAACGAGATGCCGAGGACTGGATCGATCGCATTCGTGCCGTCACTCCGGGCGACGAGGACGAGCAAGCTTTCCTGGGTTGGACCAAAAATCGCGAACCCTCCACCAATACAAATCAACTCGTTGACGAGACACCGGATCACTCCGATTTTGACCATACTGGCCGCGCCAGCTCTCCCGAGCCACGCCATGTCTTATCCCCACGCAGCAAAAATGCCCAGAGACTCCCTTACATCCAGGATTACTCGGGCAACGACATGACTTCATATTCAGAGTTTTCCGATGGACCTGCCCCAGCACGCAACAACCACCTACGATCCATGCGCTCCATTCATTCACTGTCCGTTTCAGCACCAGAGGACAAATCAGCACCTCAGCCGTCAACATCTCTACCCCGAGACACCAACAAACAAACAGACCTGGGCATCTTGCGCGACCCAGAGCGGGTCGTCTGTCAGGGGTACCTGCAGGGGCTGCGCATCCAAGGAACCGTGCGCCAGTGGAAACGACTCTGGGTTGTACTTCGACCCAATAGTCTGGCCTTTTACAAGGATGAAGCGGAGTACACTGCCATCAAGATCATTCCCATGTCTCAAGTATTTGATGCCGCAGAGGTGGACCCTTTgtcaaaatcaaagaagttcTGCATGCAGATCATCGCCGAAGAAAAGACCTATCGACTTTGCGCTCCAGAGGAAGAGTCCCTCGCGCGCTGGCTGGGCTCTTTAAAAAGCATTCTCGCTGCGCGTAGGAGATTGGATCCCGCTCCGGGCACTACTGCATAG
- a CDS encoding Glycosyl transferase, family 15, whose translation MSFIQRITKRLPSAPSLPLEDAPNEKGRLHPRFAFFRRRIRLKGNSSISIPLGLVLLFPCLVIVLILLLFVRHPASSGGILIPAGTPPSIRKISEKHDKVFATGCMPIEPDQIAKAPRANAAFVVLARNKELEGVVQSLKSIERHFNRWWHYPYVFLNDGDFDDEFKATVRNYTSADVEFGKIDNSMWGFPDWVDHEVAKEGIRKQGDAAIMYGGMESYHHMCRFYSGHFYKHPLLMKYEWYWRLEPEIKYFCDITYDPFLKMAEANKTYGFTIAVKELRETVPNIFRYAAAYKRKNNLKSKGLWEMFLEQPEQPETPEENKQDKLPDEILQTDPGDNNLKDVDPEAMEGESYNMCHFWSNFEIARLDWFRSKEYEDFFTMMDRSGGFWNERWGDAPIHSLAAGALLAPSDIHYFRDFGYRHTTIQHCPANAPARQLTRIPYLEKTTDDEKKRIEEDEYWANPDQVKENGVGCRCRCDTDIVDVEGKQGSCLNEWVEVAGGWASP comes from the exons ATGAGTTTCATTCAACGTATCACTAAACGGTTGCCCAGTGCGCCGAGTCTGCCGTTGGAAGACGCTCCAAACGAGAAAGGCCGCCTCCATCCTAGATTCGCCTTTTTCCGACGAAGGATTCGCCTAAAGGGCAACTCATCTATTTCGATACCCCTGGGTCTTGTTTTATTATTTCCATGCCTTGTAATTGTGCTTATTCTGCTCCTCTTTGTCCGTCACCCTGCCTCTTCCGGGGGGATCCTAATTCCAGCGGGCACTCCGCCTTCTATCCG AAAAATCAGCGAAAAGCATGACAAAGTCTTTGCCACGGGCTGTATGCCCATTGAGCCAGATCAAATCGCAAAGGCTCCCCGCGCCAATGCCGCCTTCGTCGTCCTTGCTAGAAATAAGGAGTTGGAGGGCgtggtccagtcgctcaagTCGATCGAGAGACACTTCAACCGGTGGTGGCACTACCCCTATGTTTTTCTCAATGATGGTGACTTCGATGACGAATTCAAGGCAACGGTCAGGAACTACACCAGTGCGGATGTTGAATTCGGCAAGATTGATAACAGCATGTGGGGATTCCCTGATTGGGTTGACCACGAGGTTGCCAAAGAAGGCATTAGGAAACAGGGCGATGCTGCCATCATGTACGGTGGGATGGAAAGCTATCACCATATGTGCCGATTCTACTCAGG acacttctacaagCACCCTCTCCTGATGAAGTATGAGTGGTACTGGCGTTTGGAGCCCGAGATCAAGTACTTCTGCGACATCACCTA TGATCCCTTCCTCAAGATGGCCGAGGCAAACAAGACATACGGCTTCACAATTGCAGTGAAGGAGCTTCGCGAGACTGTCCCTAACATCTTCCGGTATGCGGCTGCTTACAAGCGCAAGAACAACCTCAAGTCCAAGGGCCTGTGGGAGATGTTCCTAGAGCAGCCAGAGCAACCAGAAACTCCGGAGGAGAACAAGCAGGACAAACTGCCAGATGAAATTCTTCAAACTGACCCCGGTGACAACAATCTGAAGGACGTGGACCCAGAGGCCATGGAAGGCGAAAGCTATAACATGTGCCATTTCTGGAGTAATTTTGAAATTGCCCGTCTGGATTGGTTCCGTAGCAAGGAGTATGAGGACTTCTTCACCATGATGGACAGAAGTGGAGGATTTTGGAATGAGCGG TGGGGTGATGCTCCTATCCACTCTCTCGCTGCTGGTGCTCTCCTCGCACCCAGTGATATCCATTACTTCCGTGACTTTGGCTACCGGCACACTACCATTCAGCATTGCCCAGCCAACGCTCCAGCCCGCCAACTTACCCGTATCCCCTACCTCGAGAAGACCACCGATGATGAGAAGAAACGGATCGAGGAAGACGAGTATTGGGCGAACCCTGACCAAGTCAAGGAGAACGGTGTCGGTTGCAGATGCCGCTGCGACACTGACATTGTCGATGTCGAGGGCAAGCAAGGCAGCTGTCTCAACGAATGGGTGGAAGTGGCTGGTGGCTGGGCTTCGCCATAG